The Streptomyces sp. NBC_00597 DNA segment TGCCGGGGTGGGACTCCTGCGGGCAGGGCCAAAAGACGCCCTGTTCGGCTTCGATGCGGGCGTAGGAGATGCCCGAGTAGTCCGCCGGGCCGCCGGCCGAGGCACGGCGAAGCTCCTCGAAGACCTCCTCGGGGGCGGTGGGGAAGCCCTTCTCGATGCCCAGGCGGGCGGCCAGGCCGTGCAGGACCTCCAGGTCGGTGCGCACCCCCGGCGGCGGGGTCAGGGCGCGACGGCGCAGCAGGACGCGGCCCTCCAGGTTGGTGGTGGTGCCGGTCTCCTCCGCCCACTGGGTGACGGGCAGGACCACGTCCGCGAGGGCCGCCGTCTCGGAGAGGACCACGTCCGCCACCGCCAGGAACTCCAAGGAGCGGATGCGGTCCTCGATGCGGGCGGCATCGGGGGCCGAGACCACCGGGTTGGAACCCATGAGGAGGAGGCCCTTCACGTCCGTGCCGAGGGCGTCGAGGAGTTCGTACGCACTGCGCCCGGGGGCGGGCAGGCTGTCGGGGTCGACGCCCCAGACCTCGGCGACGTGCGCCCGCGCGGCCGGGTCGGTCAGCTTGCGGTAGCCGGGGAGTTGGTCGGCCTTCTGGCCGTGCTCGCGGCCGCCCTGACCGTTGCCCTGGCCGGTGAGGCAGCCGTACCCGGAGAGCGGGCGGCCGGCGCGGCCGGTGGCCAGGCACAGGTTGATCCACGCGCCGACGGTGTCGGTGCCCTTGGACTGCTGCTCGGGTCCGCGGGCGGTCAGGACCATCGCGGAGGACGGTGCGCAGAACAGGGCGACCGCCTCGCGGAGTTTGGGGACGGGCACGCCGGTGATCCGCTCGACCAGCTCCGGCCAGTGCGCCATCGCTGCGGCGCGGGCCTCCTCCCAGCCGGTGGTGCGGTCGGCGATGAACTCCTCGTCGGTGCGGCCTTCGGCGACGATCAGGTGCAGCAGGCCCAGCGCGAGGGCGAGATCGGTCCCGGGGCGGGGGGCGAGGTGCAGGTCGGCCTGCTCGGCGGTCCGGGTCCGGCGCGGGTCGATGACGATCAGCGTGCCGCCGTTCGCCTTGAGCTCGGTCAGGTAGCGCAGGGCGGGCGGCATGGTCTCGGCGAGGTTCGAGCCGACGAGGATGACGCAGCCGGTCCGCGGGACGTCCTCCAGCGGGAAGGGGAGTCCGCGGTCCAGGCCGAAGGCCCGCTGGTGGGCGGCGGCGGCCGAGGACATGCAGAAGCGGCCGTTGTAGTCGATCTGCGAGGTCCGCAGGGCGACGCGGGCGAACTTGCCGAGCGCGTAGGCCTTCTCGTTGGTGAGCCCGCCGCCCCCGAACACCCCGACCGCGTCGGGCCCGTGCGTGCGGCCCGTCCGGGCGAGGCCCTCGGCGACGGCGCCGAGGGCCTCCTCCCAGGTGGCCGGCTCCAGTGCTCCTGTGGCGTGGGTGCGGACGAGCGGCCCGGTCAGGCGCACCCGGGAGGAGAGCACGGCGGGGGCGGTGCGCCCCTTGCCGCACAGCGCACCCCGGTTCACGGGGAAAGCGGCCCGCTCCTCCACCACGACCGTCGCGCCACCCGGTTCAGGACGGAGGAACATCCCGCACTGCAGCGCGCAGTACGGGCAGTGCGTGGCGGTGGCGGAGTCCGGGGTGTGCATACGGCCCAGCCTGCGCCGGTGGTGTTACGCGGGCCGCCGCCCCCGGTTACGCCTCCTGTACGAGCACCTCAGCACGCCTGCCGGAGCCCGGTGAGGGCAGGCGGAACTCGGGCCGGTACGGGACCTCCGCGCACACGATGCGGTCCCGGACGACTACGACGTCGAGGACGAGGTACCCGCCGTCGACCGGCAGCGACACACAACGCTAGCCGGGCCCGCACGCAGTTCCCCGCGGCTGCGAGGCTGCCCGAATGCTCTGGCCGGGACCGGGCTGGGCCACGGGGCTGGGGGCTGGGGCTGGGCCGGACCAGCAGCCGGCCCCACTTGGACGCCCGGTACCCGGCGGTGAGGGCCAAGCCGGTGAGCCCGACGGCGGGGCCGTCTGCGCGCCCTCCTCCTCCAGCACGTCGGTGATCAGGACGCTGCCGCCGCCCTGCACGACGGCCCGGGCGGTCGCCGCGCCCAGCCCACGGGCTCCCCCCGTGATGACGACGGCCTTGCCGCCCAGATCCACAACAGCCACGGTTCCCCACCCCTGCCACCGAGGCGGACACACTGCCATATGACTAATCGGCATAGGCGGCCGACGGCGCGTCAGTCTGCCAGAGTGCCCAGGGCCCGCGACACCCCCTGCTCCTTCGGCCCCATGAACCGCGGCTGCGGCTTGAAGGCCGCGTCCAGCGCCGCCTTGCCGGCCGCGAAGACCTCGCGCGTGCCGCCGTAATACCAGGTCGCGTCGTGCTCGTCGTCGACCCCGACTCCGTACGCGTCCACGCCCGCGACGCCGCACAGCGCCACGGCCCGGCGTATGTGGAAGCCCTGGCTGATCAGCACCGCCCGCTTCACCCCGAAGATCTCCTTGGCGCGGACGCAGGAGTCCCACGTGTCGAAGCCGGCGTAGTCGCTGACGATGCGGTCGGCCGGAACCCCGTGCGCCGTCAGGTACGTCCGCATCGCGTCGGGCTCGTCGTACTCGGTGCGGCTGTTGTCCCCGGTGACGAGCACGACCTTGGCCTTGCCCGTGCGGTACAGCTCGGCGGCGGCGTCGAGCCGTCTGGCCAGGTACGGGGTCGGCCTCCCGTTCCACAGACCCGCCCCGAACACCACCGCCACCTCGGCGGCCGGCGCATCGGCCGTGGTCCGCAACCGGTCCGCGGCCGCCGCATGCGTCCACGCCGAGGGCAGCAGCGCCAGCACGCACCCGGCCACCACCGCCTGGACGGTCCGCCGCCGCCCCGCCACCGTCCTCATCCAGCCCGGCATCAGTTTCATGGTCGATCCCCCCGCTTGCCCACACGCCGTTCGCACACATTGACGATCTACGCCCGACGTCCAGTTCCCCGCCCCCCGCCTTTCACCCGTACGAATGAGCGGGTGAGGTGCTGGTAAACACCCGTCACCCCCGCGCAACGCACCCGCAATCTCCGGGCCGCAGGATCGGTTCATGACGGAGCTGGTGCACCCTCCCGAGTCCCTGTCCCTCCCCTTTCCCCCCGCCACCGCCACGGAGCTGCTGACCCGGATCACCACCCAACTCGGCACGCAGCTCAGCGGACTGCGCCCGTGGCGCGCGGCGGGGGGCCGGTCCGACGGAGTCCCCGCATGCAGCCCACCCTCGTCGCCGTCGCGCACGGCAGCCGCGATCCCCGCGCCCTCCCCGCCGTCCTGGCCCTCCTCGACCGGGTCCGTGAGCTCCGCCCCCGCCTCGACGTCGAGCTCGGACACGTCGAGCTGAACCGCCCGCTGCTCGGCGACACCCTCCGGCACACCAGCGGCGCTGCCGTGCTCGTCCCGCTGCTCCTCGGCCGCGGCCACCACGTCAAGCGGGACCTCCCCGCGGCCGCCGCTCGCGCCGCCCATCTGGAGACCCGCGTCGCCGCCCCGCTCGGCCCCCATCCGTTGCTGGTGGAGGCCCTGTACGAGCGCCTCCTGGAGGCCGGCTGGACCCCGAGCGCCGACCCCGGCGGCCCCGGCAACCGCGGCACCGGCTGCGACCGGGGACCCGCCGTCGTACTCGCCGCGGCCGGCTCCCGCGACCCCGACTCGGCGGCAGACACCCGCCGCACCGCCGCCCTGCTCTCCGAACGCCTCGGCGGCGCGCCGGTCGTACCGGCCTACGCCTCCGCCGCCGCCCCCACCGTTCCCGACGCCGTCCGCGCCCTCACGGCCCGCGGCCACCACCGGGTCGCCGTGGCCTCGTACTTCACCGCGCCCGGGCGCTTCGCCGCGCAGAGCGCCGCCGCAGCGCCCGGACCGGCGGCCGCCCCGCTCGGCGACCACCCTGCCCTGGCCCGCCTCGTACTCCGGCGCTATGACGAGGCCCTGGCCCGGCAGCAGACGCCCCTCACCTCTCCGACCCCGCTGAAACTGGCCACCGCATAAGACCGCGTTGGTTCGGATTGCTCAGATTGGTCGTCTTGTCGGTGTTTCCGGTTACCGTCTGAGCATGGAAGGCATGGAAGGCACCGGCAGCGCACCCGTCCGTCACCTCGTCCCGAACGCCCCGTACGACGCGTCCGACACCGAGCGCTGGGCCACCGAGCCCGACAAACGGCCCGGCCGGACCGCCTTCCAGCGCGACCGGGCCCGCGTGCTGCACTCCGCCGCGCTGCGCCGACTCGCCGGGAAGACCCAGGTGGTCACCCCCGGCAGCCGCTCCTACGACTGGGACGCCAGCCCCCGCACCCGCCTGACGCACTCTCTGGAGTGCGCCCAGGTTGGCCGTGAGCTCGGCGCGGCCCTCGGCTGCGATCCCGACCTCGTCGAAGCCGCCTGCCTCTCCCACGACATGGGCCACCCGCCGTTCGGGCACAACGGCGAGGAGGCGCTGAACGAGTTCGCCAAGGACTGCGGCGGCTTCGAGGGCAACGCCCAGTCGCTGCGCCTGCTGACCCGCCTGGAGCCGAAGCGGTTCGTGCCCGACCCGGCCACCGGCGAGCTGGTCAGCGTCGGCCTCAACCTCACCCGGGCCTGCCTGGACGCCGCCACCAAGTACCCCTGGGCCCGCGGCGGCCACCCCACCGACCCCGACTCGGTCAAGTTCGGCGCGTACGAAGACGACCTGCCGGTCTTCGAGTGGCTGCGGCGCGGCGCTCCCGCGGACCGCAAGTGCTTCGAGGCCCAGGTGATGGACTGGTCGGACGATGTCGCGTACTCCGTCCACGACTTCGAGGACGGCTTGCACGCCGGGCACCTCGATCCCAACCTCCTCTTCGCCGAGCCCGAGCGCGCCTCCATCTGGCAGGTCGCGATCGGCCGGTACGTGCCGGCCGACACCGAGCCGGAGGAGCTGCGGGAGGCCCTCGACCGGCTGATGGAGCAGGACTGGTGGCCGCACGGGTACGACGGGTCGGCCGTCGCCCAGGCCCGCCTCAAGGACGCCACCAGCCAGCTGATCGGCCGGTTCTGCCTGGCCGCCGAGGGCGCCACCCGCGAGGCGTACGGCTCCGGCCGGCTGACCCGGTACGCGGCCGAGCTCGTCGTCCCGCGCGAGGCGCGCAACGAGTGCGCGGTCCTGAAGGCGGTGGCCGACCTGTACGTGATGCAGCGCGACGAGCAGGAGCGGCTGCGCGCCGACCAGCGCATCGTCCTGGCCGAACTCGCCGAGGCGCTCAGCGCCCGTGCGCCCGAGGGACTGGACCCGCAGTTCCGGGCCATCTTCGATGCCGCGCCCGACGACAGGGGCCGCAAACGCGCCGTCATCGACCAGATCGCGGCGCTCACGGACGCCTCCGCGCGCTCCCTGCACGCCCGGCTCACACGGCGCGCGCGCCGGTCCGAAGGGTGAGCCGATCGGGCCACTCCCCCTTCACGCGGCAGGCTCGGTGCGGGACGCTCGCATGTGCTCGCATGTGGCGGAGAGGTTATGAGGAGGCATCAGGTGGTCGACGCACACCGGACGTTCGTCATCGTCGGCGCAGGGCTCGCCGGGGCCAAGGCGGCTGAGACGCTGAGGTCCGAGGGGTTCACGGGGCGGGTGATCCTGGTCGGCGACGAGCGCGACCACCCCTACGAACGGCCCCCGCTGTCCAAGGGCTACCTCCAGGGAAAGGAGGAGCGGGACAGCGTCTTCGTCCACGAGCCGTCCTGGTACGCCAAGGCCGACATCGAGCTGCACCTCGGCCAGCCCGCCGTCCAGCTGGACCGGGATGCCCGGAAGGTGGTCCTCGGCGACGGCACGGCGCTGCACTACGACAAGCTGCTGCTGGCCACCGGGGCGGAGCCGCGTCGCCTCGACATCCCGGGGACGGGCTTGGCCGGGGTGCACCACCTGCGCCGGCTCGCCCACGCCGAGCGGCTCAAGGGCGTACTGGCCACCCTCGGCCGGGACAACGGCCACCTGCTGATCGCGGGCGCCGGGTGGATCGGCCTGGAGGTCGCCGCCGCGGCCCGCGGGTACGGGGCCGAGGTCACCGTGGTCGAACCGCTGGCAACCCCGCTGCACGCGGTGCTCGGGCCGGAGGTCGGCCGGCTGTTCGGGGACCTGCACGCCGAGCACGGGGTCCGCTTCCACTTCGGTTCGCGGCTCACCGAGATCATCGGGCAGGACGGCATGGTGCTGGCGGCCCGGACCGACGACGGCGAGGAGCACCCGGCGCACGCCGTGCTCTCGGCGATCGGGGCGGCGCCGCGGACGGCGCTCGCCGAGACCTCCGGGCTGGCCCTGGTCGACCGGCAGCACGGCGGCGGCATCGCCGTGGACGCCTCGCTGCGCACCAGCGATCCGAACGTGTTCGCGGTCGGCGACGTGGCCGCCGCGCACCACCCGCTGCTCGGGACCCGGCTGCGGGTCGAGCACTGGGCGAACGCGCTCAACGGCGGCCCGGCCGCGGCGCGGGCGATGCTGGGGCAGGAGGTGTCGTACGACCGGGTGCCGTACTTCTTCTCCGACCAGTACGACGTGGGCCTGGAGTACTCGGGGTACGCCCCGGCGGGCGGCTACGACCAGGTACTGATCCGCGGGGACGTGGCCAAGCGGGAGTTCATCGCGTTCTGGCTGGCGGACGGGCGGGTGCTGGCCGGGATGAACGTGAATGTGTGGGACGTCACCGAGCACATCCAGGCCCTGATCCGGTCGAAAGCGCCGGTCAACCGCGAGGCGCTGGCGGACCCGTCGGTTCCGCTTGGCTCCCTCCTGCCGGCCGAGGGGGCCTGACGGGTTTGCCGGCACCCGGCCGTAGACTTCACGGGTGGCAGGACGGATCAACGACGACGACGTGAAGGCGGTACGGGACGCGGTCCCGATCGATGCCGTGGTCTCCGACTACCTCCAGTTGCGCAACGCGGGCGGCGGCAACCTCAAGGGCCTGTGCCCCTTCCACGACGAGAAGTCCCCGTCCTTCCAGGTCAGCCCCAGCAAGGGTCTCTACCACTGCTTCGGCTGCCAGGCGGGCGGGGACACCCTCGACTTCATCATGAAGATCGACCACCTGTCGTTCTCGGAGGCGGTCGAGCGCCTCGCGGGCCAGGCGGGCATCACCCTCCGGTACGAGGAGGGCGGGTACACCGCGGGCACCAGCGGCCGCGGCGAGCGCATCCGGCTCGTCGAGGCGCACAAGGCGGCCGCCCAGTTCTACGTCGACCAGCTGGGCAGCCCCGAGGCCGAGATCGGCCGCAGGTTCCTCGCGGAGCGCGGCTTCGACCAGGCCGCGGCCGAGCATTTCGGCGTCGGTTACAGCCCTGCCGGCTGGGACCACCTGACCCGCTTCCTGCGCGGCAAGGGCTTCAGCGACAAGGAGCTGATCACCTCCGGCCTGGCCCAGGACAGCCGCAGCGGCAAGCCCATCGACCGCTTCCGCGGCCGTCTGATGTGGCCGATCCGCGATATCAGCGGCGAGGTGGTCGGCTTCGGCGCGCGCAAGCTGCGCGACGACGACAACGGGCCGAAGTACCTGAACACGCCCGAGACGGCGATCTACAAGAAGTCCCAGGTGCTGTACGGCATCGACCTGGCGAAGAAGGAGATCGCGAAGACCTCGCGGGCCGTGGTGGTCGAGGGCTACACGGACGTGATGGCCTGCCACATGGCGGGGGTCACGACCGCGATCGCGACCTGCGGCACCGCCTTCGCCGGCGACCACATCAAGATCCTGCGCCGCCTGCTGATGGACAACGCGACCGCCGAGGTGATCTTCACCTTCGACGGTGACGCGGCCGGCCAGAAGGCCGCGCTGCGCGCCTTCGAGGACGACCAGAAGTTCGCCGCCGAAACCTCCATCACCATCGCCCCCGGCGGCATGGACCCGTGCGACCTGCGCCTGGCGCAGGGGGACGCGGCGGTGGTCGGGCTGGTGGACGCCCGGACCCCGCTGTTCGAGTTCGCGCTGCGCCACATCGTCGCCCGGCACAACCTGGAGAACCCGGCGGGCCGGGCGGCCGCGCTGGACGAGGCCGCCCCGGTCGTCGCCAACATCAAGAACATCGCGATCCAGCACGAGTCGGCGGTCCAGCTCGCGGGGATGCTCGGCATCCGGGACGAGCAGTTCGTGGTCAAGCGGGTCGCGCAGCTGGCGCGCTGGGCGCGGGAGCGGGGCAACCAGCCGGGCGGGCAGCAACAGGGCCGCGGCCGCCAGGTGTCCTCGTCCTCGTCTTCCTACGAGGCGGCAGCCGCGCCCTCCGCCGCGGCCGCGGGCGGACCGGCGCTGAACCTGCGCAGCCCGGCGCACCGCACCGAGCGCGAGCTGCTCAAGCTGGCGCTCCAGCGGCCGGCCCTGGTCTCGCCGGCCTTCGACGCGTACGGGGTGGACGAGTTCACCGCCCCGCCGTACGCGGCGGTCCGCGAGGCCATCCAGGCCGCGGGCGGCGCCTCCCTGGGCACCGACGACTACCTGGCCCGGGTCCGCGACGCCGCGCCGAACGACACGGTCCGCGCGCTCGTCACCGAGCTCGCGGTCGAGGCCATCCACGCCAAGACGGTGGACGAGGTCTACGCGGGCGTGCAGCTGGTCCAGGTCCGGCTGCGCGCGGTCGACCGGCGGGTCCACGAGATCCAGGGAACGATGTCGCGCCTGGGCCCGCAGGCCCCGCCGGAGCAGCTGGCGGCGGTCCAGGAGGAGCTCTGGGTCCTCCAGCAGTACGGCCAGCGCCTGCGCAACCGCGGGGCCGAGGGCCTGTAGGGCCGGCCCGTACGGCTTGCAGGGCCCGTGGCGCGCTCGGCCCTGGGCGTCAGACCCTGCGGGCGAACCAGTCGCCGCCCGGTATCTCGGTGCCGGACTCGCGCAGCCGGCGAGCCAGCAGCGGTGCCGCCAGGTAGACCCAGGCGGCGGTCCGGCTGCCGTCCGGGCGGACCGCGTCGAGGCGGACCCGGTCGTAGATGTTCAGCGGCCGGCCCGGTCCGTGGTACTCCTCCAGCCGGTCCAGTTCGGCCAGCAGCCCCCCGTACGCGCCGGGCGCCGCAGTGACCAGCTCGCCGACGATCTGCGATCCCGGGTGCTGGACGGCGTACGGATATCCGGGACCGTCGTACAGGAGCGCGTCCGGGAGCCGGGCGGGCTCCTCGGCGGCCGTGCGGCCCCGCAGGAACAGGGCGTGGTTGACCTCTCCCGGACGCAGGGTCCCGTACACGAAGAAGGGGAGCTCGGCGGTGCTCATCGGGCCGTCACCTCCGCCGCGACCCACGCCGGGTAGTCCGCGCTGCCCCGCACCACCGGGGTGGCGATGATCTCCGGCGTGTCGTACGGGCGCCCCTCGGTCAGCCGGGCCTCCAGGGCCGGGTAGGCAGCCGTGGTGGTGGTCTTGAACAGCACCTGCCACTCCTCGGAGGTCTCCAGCGCGTCCTCCCAGCGGTAGACGGAGGTCACCGGCCCGGAGATCTGCGCGCAAGCGGCCAGCCGCGCCTCCACCGCACCGCGGGCGAGCGCCGAGGCCGCCTGCGCCGAGTCGACGGTGGTCAGCACGGTGAGCACCGCGAGCTCTGCCGACTGCGGCTGCGGCCGCGGCGGTCGTGGCGGTTCTGGCCGATCGGATGGTGTCACGGAGCCCTCCCTCGGTTGTGCCGGACGGCGCGCGGCCCGGGACTTTGGTCCCGAATCCGCCCGCGTTCCTCCACGGTACGGACCGCTGTCACACAACCTCCCGGCGCCCGTGACCGTCGCCCTCTACCGTCGGTTCCCCCTCCCCCGATCCCCTTGGCCTCCCTTTCCCATGACGCGACCCCTGGCGCGACCTTTGACGCGGCCGGCCCGCCCCCGCACCACCGCCGCCCTCCTGTGCGCCTGCCCTCTGCCGCTCGCCGCCGGCGGCTGCTCCGCGCCCGGAGGGCTCGCCGTCGGTGAGCCCGTGCCGCCGGTGTCGGCCCGGCCGCAGCCCGAGTCGCTCTGGCCGCCGTGGACCGACCGCTCCGCCGCGGCGTCCGGCAAGCCGGTCGGCACCCGGGAGCCCCCGCCACAGCCGCTGAAGAACGCGCCGGAGGTGGCTCAGCCGGACTGGCCGCGGTGAACGTACGGGACGTCGTACGAGCCGACGAGCAGATGAAGCCGTTCGCGGCGAAGGGCTGGATCGACGCACCGGGCAAGGTCGGGATCCGCCCGCCGCTGTACCGCGACCTCACGGGCGACGCCAGGCGCAGCTGGTCGGGGCGCGGGTGACCCTGGCCAACCCGGCCCCGGCGGGCACGGCGGCGACGGTGGTGCTCCCCGGCCTGATTACGGCCCGGCCCGGGCTCCGTCCCGCGTCCGCCCTCACCCGGACGGGGTGGCCCGCTCGAACGGCCGCATGCAGGGCCATGACCTGCGACAACGGCAGCCGCGCGCACCGAACTGACGGCACATCAGCAGGCGGGCCGCGGGCAGGCCGGGTTACCTCGGGAACACGACCCCGTGTCTCCAGGAGCCCCCATGCGTCGACGCACCGCCCATGTGCTCACCACCACCGCGCTGACCGCCGCCGCGCTCACCGGCCCGGTCACCGGGGCGGTCGCCGCCGCGGACTTCGGCACGACGGGCGTCGCCCCCGGCGACTTCGCGAAGCTGGAGGTATGGCCGAAAACCGCTGCCCCCGGGGCCGGCATCACCGTGAACACCACCGCCTGCGGAACGGGCGGCCATGCCGACGGAGATGCCACCACGGTCGGCGGCGGCCGCTTCAAGCTGGTGCCGGGAACCCACAAAGAGGTGGTCACCGGACAGTTCCAGATCGCCCGCGACACCCGCCCCGGCACCTATGCCGTGGGCGCGACCTGCGCCGACGGCAAGTTCGCCACCGGCGACCTGGTCGTCACCGAACGCGGCCCGAAGGGCCACGTCCGTACCGGGGTGGGTGGCGCAACGACCACCACCGTCGACCCCACCAAGATCACGGCGGGAGCGGTCTTGCTGGCCGCGGCCGCCGTCGGCGGTACCTGGCTCCTGCGTCGCCGGGCGAGCGGCACGCGGAGCTGACGGGCGCCCACCGCGGCTGCGGCCGCGGTCCGACCGGTACCGCCCCCCGTCGCCCGCCCCGCGAGGTCCCCCCGTTCGCGGGGCCGGGCGACGGCCTGTCACACAACCGGCAAGCGGACACGCGAGCACGCGGACACACGGACACACGGAGTACGTAGGCACCGGATACGCAGAGCACACCATCGCACCGCCAGGGGGCACGCATGGGCAAAGGCCAGGCCGGCCGCGGCGGGCTCGTCGCGCTCGCCGCCTGCGTCGGCATCTGGCTGATCGGCAGCGGATCGGGCCAGTCCGTCGGACCTCCGCTGCCCTCCCCCGCCGAGGCGCTGAACGGGCGGGTGCGCTACCCCGGCAGCATCGCCCCCCTCCCCGGATCCCCGCCGACCCGGATCCGGATCCCGTCCATCCGGGTGGACGCCCCGCTGACCGGGCTGGGCCTCGGGCCCGACGGCAGCATCGAGGTGCCGCCGCCCGCCCGCCGCGATCTGGCGGGCTGGTACCGCGACGGCACCACCCCCGGCGCCGTCGGTACGGCCGTCGTCGTCGGCCACGTCGACCACGCCACCGGCCCGGCGGTCTTCTACCACCTGGGCGCGCTGCACCGTGGGGCCGCGATCGAGGTGCCGCGCGAAGACGGACGCACGGCGGTGTTCACCGTCCACGCGGTCGAGGTCTACGAGGCCGACCACTTCCCCGACTCCCGCGTGTACGGGCCCTCGCCGCGCGCGGAGCTCCGGGTGATCACCTGCGGCGGGGGCTTCTCACCGCGCACCGGCTACCAGGGCAACGTGGTCGTCTTCGCCCATCTCACGGGAACGTACTAGCGGGGAGCCGAGAGCGGTTTCCGGTCGGCCCGGTCGGCCCGGTCCGCCCGGTCAGCCCCACTGCTCCAGACCGAGCTTGATCACCAGCGCGCCGACCACCGTCAGCAGGACGCCGCGGACGAACCCGCTGCCCTTCTTGAGCGCCATCCGGGCGCCGATCATGCCGCCGGCCAGGTTGAACACCGCCAACAGCGCGGCCAGCTGCCACAGCACCATGCCCTGGTACGCGAACATCGCGAGCGCCCCGGCGTTGGTGCAGCAGTTGACGATCTTGGCGGTCGCGGAGGCGGTGACCAGGTCGAGGTGGAGCAGTGCGGTGAGGGCGAGCACCAGGAAGGTGCCGGTCCCGGGCCCGATGAGCCCGTCGTAGAAGCCGATGCCGAGCCCGGCGAGCCCGATGGCGAGCAGCACCCGCTGCCGGCTGACGGGCGCGGTCGAGGGGGCGCTGCCGAAGCCCGGCTTGAAGATGACGACGCCCGCGACGACCACGAGCACGCCCATGATGAGCGGGCGCATGGCGTCCTTGCTGATCCCGCCGGCGAGCGCCGCGCCGCCCATGGAACCGGCGAGCGCGGCCAGGCCGATCCGGACGGCGAGCTTCACATCCACCGGCGCCTTGCGTAGGTACGTCACCGCCGCGCCCGCGGTGCCGACGATGGCCACGGCCTTGTTGGTGCCGAGCACGGTGGCCGGGTGGGCGCTGGGCAGCCCGAGGAGCAGGGCGGGCAGG contains these protein-coding regions:
- a CDS encoding class F sortase, with translation MGKGQAGRGGLVALAACVGIWLIGSGSGQSVGPPLPSPAEALNGRVRYPGSIAPLPGSPPTRIRIPSIRVDAPLTGLGLGPDGSIEVPPPARRDLAGWYRDGTTPGAVGTAVVVGHVDHATGPAVFYHLGALHRGAAIEVPREDGRTAVFTVHAVEVYEADHFPDSRVYGPSPRAELRVITCGGGFSPRTGYQGNVVVFAHLTGTY
- a CDS encoding TSUP family transporter, with product MPDISTTMIIVLCVAAAAAGWIDAVVGGGGLLLLPALLLGLPSAHPATVLGTNKAVAIVGTAGAAVTYLRKAPVDVKLAVRIGLAALAGSMGGAALAGGISKDAMRPLIMGVLVVVAGVVIFKPGFGSAPSTAPVSRQRVLLAIGLAGLGIGFYDGLIGPGTGTFLVLALTALLHLDLVTASATAKIVNCCTNAGALAMFAYQGMVLWQLAALLAVFNLAGGMIGARMALKKGSGFVRGVLLTVVGALVIKLGLEQWG